From the Pomacea canaliculata isolate SZHN2017 linkage group LG4, ASM307304v1, whole genome shotgun sequence genome, one window contains:
- the LOC112561418 gene encoding LOW QUALITY PROTEIN: DNA mismatch repair protein Msh6-like (The sequence of the model RefSeq protein was modified relative to this genomic sequence to represent the inferred CDS: inserted 2 bases in 2 codons; deleted 2 bases in 1 codon): MSKSQKQTPKQGNTLLSYFNKTPKKTTDVLSPKKSPNTTLLTSPKSTPKSTKKAKGTAASSTPQPQNCQPPEEIKFLCGDVVWAKLEGYPWWPSLVCNHPTTCTHTRSGKKMEVHVQFFDTPPTHAWIKSSNVKPFRGSLDKDFQKGGPFFTLNAQVRKSAEAGDKALKMTVEERLKLVVNLQPSDDEEEKCNGEDDEDMDFDSEIFDAEMSDENDDSIKENKVDESFAKKENATPKKRTRAANCAGLKPKRRKIIQPESDEEDSGDEFKPSSSDSSDEESASSGEDEDEILEPEESEPDSPIKKSKKKQKISPSDSTDKKSPPGTPKNRSPNQPSVSSTTKSKLLHFAAADSVGSSAEGTQVDASNLPHTRLDFLQPEKIKDINQKSKHDPDYDPRTLYVPSSFLNKQTPAMRQWWEMKSKHFDTVLFFKMGKFYEFFHMDATTGLXELGLIYMKGDYAHSGFPEIAYNRYADALIQKGYKVARIEQTETPEMMAERCKQMARPTKYDKVVRREVCQITTQGTRTFSPRDGDVGDSQPSYLMAICEAESAGTVKYGVCFVDTSIGTFHLGQFSDDRHCSRLRTVFAHHPPSQILYERGQMSHKTIQLINGQSAALKEALSSGKEFWDSSKTLKTLXEENYFREDQADIKWPETLKKMMSESDALGLTASDSYDLAVRSLGAVTWYLQYCLMDHEVLSMKKFEEYEPLDKAPVKVQTSFNTSQHCMVLDGVSLSNLEIIKNAVTGGTEGTLLEQLDTCSTPFGKRLLVQWLCAPLCQPAAINDRLDAVEALMEMQELATEATDALKKIPDLERLLSRIHSLGSLKQKSSHPAERAILYEETQYSKRKIEDFLATVGGFKVGLKISDKFTQQAKDCNSKLLRKTVLLDSKASDGGFPDITEDLAFFDNAFDHAKARKDGVIIPSKGVDKEYDKAMKDIQHLEAQLQEYLEQQRQRLGCKGIVYWGTGKNRFQMEVPEAALKHVPEEYELMSSKKGAKRYRTSTIEAVLVDLTDAEEKKDAALKDIMRRIFHSFDERYAKWNTVVACLSVLDILSSLARYSRCSESSMCRPKFFLPIIEESLFWIRNGQHPCISRTVVSSDFIPNDTVIGTEYDEDEVSSPRSHVVMVTGPNMGGKSTLMRQTGLIVVLAQLGCYVPAEKCCLTPVDRIFTRLGASDRIMAGESTFFVELSETSAILQHATEHSLVLMDELGRGTATYDGTAIAYAVVKELSESLHCRSLFSTHYHSLVDQFSHDENVRTGHMACMVENEDGDDPSQETITFLYKFVKGACPKSYGFNAARLASIPEEVIRCAIAKSREFELTVEHLHAIRKLWNGTCQNIKEVLQEACHVVN, translated from the exons ATGTCAAAGTCGCAGAAGCAGACCCCGAAACAGGGGAATACTTTGCTGAGTTACTTTAATAAGACGCCAAAGAAGACTACAGATGTTCTTTCACCTAAAAAGTCGCCCAACACCACTTTGTTGACGAGCCCGAAGTCCACACCGAAGAGCACGAAGAAAGCAAAAGGAACTGCAGCTAGCTCAACCCCTCAACCACAAAACTGCCAACCTCCCGAGG AGATCAAATTCTTATGCGGAGATGTTGTTTGGGCAAAGCTAGAAGGGTACCCTTGGTGGCCAAGTCTTGTTTGCAACCATCCCACAacttgcacacacactcgcaGTGGCAAGAAAATGGAGGTACACGTTCAGTTTTTTGACACACCACCTACTCATGCTTGGATCAAGTCCAG CAATGTCAAGCCATTTAGAGGATCACTGGATAAAGACTTCCAAAAGGGAGGTCCGTTCTTCACATTAAATGCTCAAGTCAGGAAAAGTGCTGAAGCAGGTGACAAAGCTTTGAAAATGACTGTTGAGGAACGACTGAAACTTGTTGTCAATCTTCAGCCATCAGATGACGAAGAGGAAAAATGTAATggagaagatgatgaagatatGGACTTTGATT CAGAAATTTTTGATGCAGAAATGTCTGACGAGAATGATGACagcataaaagaaaataaggtaGATGAG TCTTTTGCTAAGAAGGAGAATGCAACACCAAAGAAAAGGACTCGTGCTGCCAATTGTGCAGGATTAAAGCCAAAGCGGAGGAAAATAATACAACCAGAAAGTGATGAAGAGGATTCAg GGGATGAATTTAAACCTAGTTCATCTGATAGTAGTGACGAAGAGAGTGCCAGCAGtggtgaagatgaagatgaaatcTTAGAGCCTGAGGAATCAGAACCAGACTCACCTATCAAG aaaagcaagaagaagcagaaaatttCTCCATCGGATAGTACTGACAAGAAATCACCCCCAGGAACTCCTAAAAATAGGAGTCCTAATCAGCCATCTGTCAGTTCAACAACCAAGTCCAAACTGTTACATTTTGCAGCTGCAGACAGT GTTGGATCCAGTGCAGAAGGCACCCAGGTTGATGCCTCAAACCTTCCTCACACGAGACTGGACTTTCTTCAGCCAGAGAAGATCAA AGATATCAACCAGAAGAGCAAACATGACCCAGATTATGATCCAAGGACACTGTAtgttccttcttccttcctgaATAAGCAGACCCCA GCAATGCGACAGTGGTGGGAAatgaaatcaaaacattttgacacAGTATTGTTCTTCAAG ATGGGCAAGTTTTATGAATTTTTCCATATGGATGCCACAACAGGGT AAGAGCTGGGTCTGATCTACATGAAA gGCGACTATGCACACTCTGGATTTCCAGAGATAGCTTATAATCGGTATGCTGATGCCCTCATTCAGAAAGGTTATAAAGTTGCACGCATTGAACAGACAGAAACCCCAGAGATGATGGCTGAACGGTGTAAACAGA TGGCAAGACCAACAAAATATGACAAAGTGGTGCGTCGAGAAGTATGTCAGATTACCACTCAGGGTACTCGAACCTTCAGCCCTAGAGATGGTGATGTGGGAGATTCTCAGCCTAGCTATCTCATGGCCATATGTGAG GCTGAGTCAGCAGGAACAGTTAAATATGGTGTTTGCTTTGTCGATACATCTATTGGAACATTTCAT CTTGGCCAGTTTTCTGATGATCGGCACTGCTCAAGGCTCAGAACTGTGTTTGCGCATCACCCTCCATCTCAG ATTCTTTATGAACGAGGACAAATGTCACATAAAACTATACAGCTGATCAATGGACAGTCAGCAGCACTTAAAGAAGCACTTAGCTCAGGAAAGGAATTTTGGGATAGTTCAAAAACATTGAAGACTT tagaagaaaattatttcagagAAGATCAAGCTGATATTAAATGGCcagaaactttaaagaaaatgatgtCTGAAA GTGATGCTCTAGGCTTAACAGCTTCTGACTCCTACGACCTTGCCGTTCGGTCTCTTGGTGCTGTGACTTG GTACTTGCAGTATTGTCTCATGGATCATGAGGTACTGTCTATGAAGAAATTTGAAGAATATGAACCTCTAGACAAAGCACCTGTAAAAGTGCAGACAAGCTTCAACACATCTCAGCATTGTATG GTTCTTGATGGCGTTTCTCTATCTAATTTAGAGATCATAAAAAATGCAGTCACAGGTGGAACAGAAGGCACTCTTCTGGAACAGTTGGATACTTGCTCAACACCTTTTG GCAAGCGTCTTCTGGTACAGTGGTTATGTGCCCCACTATGCCAGCCAGCCGCCATCAATGACAGATTAGATGCTGTTGAGGCTCTAATGGAAATGCAGGAGTTAGCAACTGAGGCAACAGATGCACTTAAAAAGATACCTGACCTTGAGAGACTCCTAAGCCG AATTCATAGCCTGGGTTCACTAAAGCAAAAGTCTTCTCATCCAGCTGAACGGGCCATTCTTTATGAGGAAACTCAGTACAG CAAACGCAAGATTGAGGactttctggcgactgttggaGGATTTAAGGTTGGCCTGAAGATTTCTGACAAGTTTACACAGCAGGCAAAAGATTGCAA TTCTAAACTGTTAAGAAAAACAGTATTGTTGGATTCCAAGGCTTCTGATGGTGGCTTCCCAGACATCACAGAAGACTTGGCTTTTTTTGAT AATGCATTTGATCATGCAAAAGCTCGCAAAGATGGTGTTATCATACCCAGTAAAG GTGTGGACAAGGAATATGACAAAGCAATGAAAGACATCCAGCACCTGGAGGCACAGTTACAGGAATATCTTGAGCAGCAGCGACAGCGGTTAGGCTGTAAG GGTATAGTCTACTGGGGGACTGGCAAAAACAGGTTTCAAATGGAAGTGCCAGAAGCCGCTTTGAAGCATGTTCCAGAAGAGTATGAATTGATGTCTTCTAAAAAAGGAGCCAAGCGGTACCGCACCTCCACCATTGAGGCTGTATTGGTGGACCTGACAGAcgcagaagaaaagaaggatgcAGCTTTGAAGGACATCATGCGGAGAATCTTCCACAGCTTTGATGAAAG GTATGCAAAATGGAACACAGTTGTTGCTTGTCTCTCAGTCTTGGATATACTTTCAAGTCTGGCACGATACAGTCGTTGCAGTGAAAGTAGCATGTGTCGTCCAAAGTTCTTTTTGCCAATAATAGAAGAAAG CCTTTTCTGG ATTCGAAATGGTCAACATCCATGCATAAGTCGTACAGTTGTTTCCAGTGACTTCATTCCAAATGACACAGTGATTGGCACTGAATAT gatgaagatgaagtaAGCAGTCCCCGAAGTcatgttgtcatggtgacaggacCAAATATGGGTGGAAAATCCACCTTGATGCGACAGACTGGTCTGATAGTGGTGTTAGCTCAACTG GGATGTTATGTTCCAGCAGAAAAGTGCTGCCTCACACCTGTTGATCGAATTTTCACTAGGCTTGGGGCCAGTGACAGAATAATGGCAG GAGAAAGCACCTTCTTTGTAGAGCTGAGTGAGACATCTGCCATATTGCAGCATGCAACAGAGCACTCGCTGGTACTGATGGATGAGTTAG GTCGAGGGACTGCTACATATGATGGCACAGCCATTGCTTATGCAGTTGTCAAGGAACTATCAGAAAGCCTGCATTGCCGATCTCTTTTCTCCACACATTACCACTCACTTGTAGACCAGTTTTCACATGATGAAAATGTCCGAACTGGCCATATG GCATGCATGGTGGAGAATGAAGATGGAGATGACCCATCACAGGAAACAATTACATTTCTGTACAAGTTTGTGAAAGGAGCATGCCCTAAGAGCTATGGTTTCAATGCTGCACGACTGGCTAGCATTCCAGAAGAG GTGATCAGGTGTGCTATTGCAAAGTCTAGAGAGTTTGAATTGACAGTTGAACATCTCCATGCAATCAG GAAGCTCTGGAATGGCACATGTCAAAATATTAAGGAAGTGCTGCAAGAGGCTTGTCATGTCGTAAATTAA